The following are from one region of the Candidatus Tanganyikabacteria bacterium genome:
- a CDS encoding FliM/FliN family flagellar motor switch protein, whose amino-acid sequence MEDLAGGGGSTQFRALYYLGSQMAQALTEFVDEEEMTPQANWTVTAVELQPYGQLAERYAEDSIWGIIQFTEQPGGAFLLVTHDAARTLLGVPARQMFSFEESEDALFTFMSRLTDLYGQTWSDIVLLEPQLGLFPIAPEIDELHEVFMGLSPGTPLVVTSFRVGVPGQPLAKLVLAIPQPYLIPLGQSLEAAAEMTYLNGKDDAIEERLDHLGDVPMPITVTLGSTQMALADLQNLEEEDVIMLDQPVGSPLLCEMGGARIWVKPGTTPDGLRRAVLVVSLGSE is encoded by the coding sequence ATGGAAGACCTGGCTGGCGGCGGCGGATCCACGCAGTTCCGGGCCCTGTACTATCTGGGCAGCCAGATGGCGCAGGCCCTGACCGAATTCGTGGACGAAGAGGAAATGACGCCGCAGGCGAACTGGACCGTGACGGCCGTCGAGTTGCAGCCGTACGGCCAGCTTGCCGAGCGTTACGCCGAGGACTCGATCTGGGGGATCATCCAGTTCACGGAGCAACCGGGCGGCGCGTTCCTGCTCGTCACGCACGACGCCGCCAGGACTTTGCTGGGGGTGCCCGCCCGCCAGATGTTCTCGTTCGAGGAGAGCGAGGACGCCCTGTTCACCTTCATGTCGCGCCTGACGGACCTGTACGGGCAGACCTGGTCGGATATCGTCCTCCTGGAGCCGCAGCTGGGCCTCTTCCCGATCGCGCCCGAAATCGACGAGCTCCACGAGGTCTTCATGGGCCTTTCGCCAGGCACCCCCCTGGTGGTCACGTCGTTCCGCGTGGGGGTGCCCGGCCAGCCGCTCGCCAAGCTCGTGCTGGCCATCCCGCAGCCGTACCTCATCCCGCTGGGCCAGTCGCTCGAGGCGGCCGCGGAGATGACCTACCTCAACGGCAAGGACGATGCCATCGAGGAGCGCCTGGACCACCTGGGCGACGTGCCCATGCCGATCACGGTGACGCTGGGCAGCACGCAGATGGCCCTGGCGGACCTCCAGAACCTCGAAGAAGAGGACGTCATCATGCTCGATCAGCCGGTGGGATCGCCCCTGCTGTGCGAGATGGGCGGCGCCCGGATCTGGGTGAAGCCCGGCACCACCCCCGACGGCTTGCGCCGCGCCGTGCTGGTCGTGAGCCTCGGGTCGGAGTAG